In one window of Henckelia pumila isolate YLH828 chromosome 1, ASM3356847v2, whole genome shotgun sequence DNA:
- the LOC140875633 gene encoding protein LURP-one-related 15-like, protein MNMGGSSGDADGPQQVAVISPQFCVNEPIELTLVRKRKSFRVTDVNDNIMLTVKGKFFSLRERRVLYDVAGNPLITFQPKFPSLHGRWVVFRGGGESADSMDLLFSVKSKRDVFLATNTQEELCDFKIESSWLNRSCVIYAGGDSSNIVAKMQSAQSFLFGGDTFKVTVYSNVDYAFIVALVVILVNPEAQTVSVASS, encoded by the exons ATGAATATGGGTGGATCAAGTGGTGATGCGGATGGGCCGCAGCAGGTGGCGGTGATCAGCCCGCAGTTCTGCGTGAATGAGCCAATTGAACTGACTCTGGTGCGGAAGCGGAAAAGTTTCAGAGTCACCGACGTAAACGATAACATAATGTTGACAGTCAAAGGCAAGTTCTTCAGCCTCCGTGAACGCCGCGTTTTGTACGATGTCGCCGGGAACCCCCTAATCACTTTTCAGCCAAAG TTTCCATCTTTACATGGAAGATGGGTAGTTTTCAGAGGAGGAGGAGAGAGCGCAGATTCAATGGATCTTCTTTTCAGCGTGAAGAGCAAGCGAGATGTGTTCTTGGCTACCAACACCCAGGAGGAGTTGTGTGATTTCAAAATCGAAAGCAGCTGGTTGAATAGATCATGCGTCATATATGCTGGAGGAGATTCTTCCAACATCGTCGCCAAG ATGCAGAGTGCCCAGAGTTTCCTATTCGGGGGAGATACGTTCAAGGTGACAGTGTATTCTAACGTGGATTACGCCTTCATCGTTGCGCTTGTTGTAATTCTTGTGAATCCCGAGGCTCAAACCGTTTCCGTAGCTTCATCATGA
- the LOC140866428 gene encoding uncharacterized protein: protein MAERGRGRGRGNVADMTVDQLSQFITQTVQAAMGHNPPPPPVGQPNPMDAVWKEIRRLGRQVGGRPGPIQRESPFARAILDEELPANFKQPTLGSAQQWFNLLQPGSIQSFNDFSSAFLHQYASSKKYLKTFLSLFNMKQSEVGSLREYVQRFNTAALEVPAATADTLVNSFTQGLRGGEFFRSLVKKPPLNYDELLSRAEKYVNLEDAQRQRRQEGTSGSKPSAKVGAKAEEKTGGRKRVAEEMNRVKGPYPYVPLSLSLEKAMQVCEDRRALVRPRNAEKGPRLPPSDKFCDFHQEYGHITNDCQRLGEEVQRIMYDDPRIRAELTQKANPARQGRAPQWRNQRNEVGENQGDHQGRAPPNGQGDRVQQIANHPNRCVIHMISGGSTDGDSGRARKAHGRRLENFEVSSQLSCPTDPNISFRREDLKDVVLPHNDPLLVTLTVANYDVARIFVDTGSSVNIIFKETMDQMKLEGFELDPITTELYGFTGHALQPLGQIVLPLSLGSGEQRVTKMACFTVVEAPSSFNGILGRPALSDFRAVASTYHQKLKFPSGREVGVVQGDQKAARLCYVNEKVLLMSEEGHEKVELIPGAQIVKLAADLSPSVKQNLVGCLKKNKDVFAWSVSELTGVSAEIMVHRLNILAGVRPIKQKKRHFGPDKDKVIKKEVEELLKEGHIREVQFPTWLSNVVLVPKSSGKWRMCVDFRDLNKACPKDCYPPPRIDQLVDSTAGHQYLCFMDAYQGYHQIPLVEEDQEKVSFTTSHETFCYRVMPFGLKNAGATYQRLMDRVFASQIGRNVEVYVDDILVKSQDDVGLLADLEESFSTLRTYRVKLNPEKCVFGVRGGMFLGYMVTERGIEANPEKVQAI from the exons ATGGCAGAAAGAGGAAGAGGAAGGGGAAGAGGAAATGTGGCGGATATGACTGTAGATCAGCTCAGCCAGTTCATCACTCAAACGGTGCAAGCGGCCATGGGTCATAATCCACCACCTCCTCCCGTGGGTCAGCCAAACCCAATGGATGCGGTGTGGAAAGAGATTAGGAGACTAGGTCGGCAAGTAGGAGGTCGGCCTGGGCCTATACAAAGGGAAAGTCCTTTTGCTCGGGCTATTCTAGATGAGGAACTCCCTGCAAATTTTAAGCAGCCTACTTTAGG GTCAGCCCAGCAATGGTTCAACCTTTTACAGCCTGGTAGTATTCAGAGTTTCAATGACTTCAGCTCAGCTTTTCTACACCAATATGCGAGTAGTAAGAAATATTTAAAGACTTTTCTCAGTTTGTTCAATATGAAGCAATCTGAGGTGGGATCGTTGCGGGAGTATGTTCAGCGCTTCAATACAGCAGCTCTGGAAGTACCTGCTGCCACTGCTGACACCTTGGTCAACTCTTTCACTCAAGGGTTGAGAGGAGGGGAGTTTTTCAGATCCTTAGTCAAGAAGCCTCCTTTGAATTATGATGAGCTCCTTAGTAGAGCTGAGAAGTACGTGAATTTGGAGGATGCACAGAGGCAGAGGAGACAGGAAGGAACGTCTGGGAGTAAACCCAGTGCCAAGGTGGGAGCAAAGGCAGAGGAGAAAACAGGAGGAAGGAAGAGGGTGGCAGAAGAGATGAACAGGGTCAAAGGACCCTACCCCTATGTACCCCTATCGTTGAGCCTGGAGAAGGCAATGCAAGTATGCGAGGATAGGCGAGCACTTGTGAGGCCCCGCAATGCTGAGAAAGGCCCGCGGTTACCGCCGTCTGACAAGTTTTGCGATTTTCATCAGGAGTATGGGCATATCACCAATGATTGTCAGAGGCTAGGTGAGGAGGTTCAAAGGATCATGTATGATGACCCTCGAATCAGAGCTGAGCTGACTCAAAAAGCAAATCCTGCTCGCCAAGGCCGAGCTCCCCAATGGAGGAATCAAAGGAATGAAGTTGGAGAGAATCAAGGTGATCATCAGGGAAGAGCTCCTCCAAATGGTCAAGGAGATAGGGTACAGCAGATTGCAAATCATCCCAATCGTTGTGTTATCCATATGATCTCCGGGGGTAGTACGGATGGAGATTCGGGAAGGGCTCGCAAAGCTCACGGGCGTAGGttggaaaattttgaggtaaGTTCTCAGCTCAGCTGTCCCACTGACCCGAACATCAGTTTTAGAAGGGAAGATTTAAAGGATGTGGTGCTACCTCATAATGATCCCCTACTGGTCACCTTGACCGTCGCCAATTATGACGTGGCTCGTATCTTTGTGGATACTGGGAGCTCAGTAAACATTATCTTTAAAGAAACTATGGACCAAATGAAATTAGAAGGATTTGAGTTGGATCCAATCACCACAGAGTTGTATGGGTTCACGGGTCATGCTCTGCAACCATTGGGACAGATAGTGCTCCCCTTGTCCCTTGGGAGTGGAGAGCAGAGAGTAACCAAAATGGCTTGCTTCACCGTGGTGGAGGCACCGTCCTCTTTCAATGGAATATTGGGGCGCCCTGCCCTGAGTGATTTCCGAGCCGTGGCATCTACCTATCATCAGAAGTTGAAGTTCCCAAGTGGAAGAGAAGTGGGGGTTGTTCAGGGTGATCAGAAAGCAGCTCGGTTGTGCTATGTGAATGAG AAGGTGCTTCTGATGTCTGAAGAAGGTCACGAGAAGGTGGAATTAATCCCGGGAGCTCAGATTGTCAAATTAGCTGCTGATCTGAGCCCATCAGTGAAGCAAAACTTGGTTGGTTGCTTAAAGAAGAACAAAGATGTTTTTGCTTGGTCTGTATCGGAGCTCACAGGGGTCAGTGCAGAAATTATGGTTCATCGACTAAATATTCTTGCGGGAGTAAGACCGATAAAACAGAAGAAGAGACACTTTGGTCCAGACAAGGATAAGGTCATTAAAAAAGAGGTAGAGGAACTTCTTAAGGAAGGACACATTAGGGAAGTGCAATTCCCTACCTGGTTATCCAATGTGGTCCTTGTCCCTAAGAGTTCAGGCAAGtggagaatgtgtgttgatTTCAGGGACTTAAATAAGGCGTGCCCAAAGGATTGCTATCCACCACCTCGAATTGACCAATTGGTTGATTCAACGGCAGGTCATCAGTACTTATGCTTCATGGATGCATATCAGGGGTATCATCAAATTCCTCTAGTGGAGGAAGATCAAGAAAAAGTAAGTTTCACCACCTCTCATGAAACTTTTTGTTACagagtgatgccttttggtttgaagaaTGCAGGGGCCACTTATCAAAGACTCATGGATAGAGTGTTTGCCTCCCAAATTGGCAGAAATGTGGAagtttatgtagatgatatttTGGTAAAGTCTCAGGATGATGTGGGGTTGCTGGCCGACCTTGAGGAGTCTTTCTCGACTTTGAGGACTTATCGGGTGAAGCTTAATCCGGAGAAGTGTGTATTCGGAGTCAGGGGAGGTATGTTTTTGGGGTATATGGTTACTGAGAGGGGCATAGAGGCCAATCCTGAGAAGGTGCAGGCTATTTGA